The stretch of DNA ATCTCCCTTTCAGTAGCAAATAAGATTAAGGAAGTTGTGAAAGTTGCCAGCTCGTCGGTGGTACTACTGCTACTCACTAAGCATCGGCTTTTCTTTGTCAGGCCATAGGTCCATTCATGGCGTCCATGTTCTCCATTATTCCCTAATGGCTTTCGAGATATTGATAAGATAGAGTTCGCACCAAGAACTCTTAGCACCCTCTCCAAAGTCCATTCTGCAGAACTTGGATCTTTTGTTGGGATCTTTGAAATTATCTCTGCTGCAGAAAGATGAGCATCAGGACCTGCATCTGCGATTATACTGAACACTTTCAGCTCAATTGCAGCTCTTAGAGCCATTTGGGTGCTTGCCAAACCTCCCAACTGCGAGCTAATGAAATGGTCTCCATCTTCTTGGACTTCCATGTTTTGGACTTGTTCTATCTTTTGATATCTTTCCTTACCAATATTAGCATATGcaatatgcatgtatttataatCGAAGACAGTAATTTCCGGTCGGCAATAATAGAGGATGGCTAGCTATAGAGTTTGACTTGGGCCAGATGAAGTGCCTCCAAGTCCATACGCCACACCCACCAAACGATTGGATtcctccttatcttcaaatctGTCAGATCTGGCTATCTCACCCCACCACCGTCGACATCATGTGGTCCTAATTAACTCCCGAGTCATTAATTATCATGTCTCATAACCACAATCTCAGCTCCCCCAATAGAGATATTAAAATCTCTCATAAAATGGCCTCCCAAATAACAATTTTGACCCCATCAAGATAAATTATAACCTCTAATTTCATCCTAATATTGTAACTTCTCACCCCGTCAATTTAATTCGTCCCCACTCAATCATGTGATCTATCTCTCCATTACACCACAGTCTAGgcacataaattattttatgaaggaaaattttatgCACCAGTTGACATTGTGTTTCACAGGCTTGGACAACTCTATGCAAACAGTGCTCAAACTATTACCTGCACAGTGGAGAAAGGGACATCGGGGTCTGTTGTACCTCCGATGCTTAACTTAGTTTAGATGTAGGAGATAAAGAGAAAATGATAGTAAATATGAGTGTAGAAGTTAACCTTTTTGTTGTTTGCAGGAAGCGTTTACTTATACTTGTCGACCTGGTCTCCATTTAGTGGAGTGTTGCTCTATAGGAGATTGGGTGTTCAAGTCAAGGTTTCCCGTTTGGAGTCTTCTTTGGATGCTGCTCGGCATTGGGTAGATCTCCTTGAGTCCCAACTCAGATTGGCTCCTGTCCTTCGCAATGACGCTTGGATCTATGGGTACATGGAAGGTCTTGAGCGTTTGCGAGATCAATTGATGGAGAACCCTGTGACCAACCTCGGCACCGTCAATCTTCAAAAGCTTCCTCAGAATAACTCAGCTTATCACGAAATGCTGACCATGAGCATAGAGGACTGCTGTTTATCTCCAAGAGTAAGTTAAAGTAGAATATTATAAGTGTAAATAATATTTAGGGTCGTGTATCACTAATAGAAGGGAAGATCACATAGCAAACATGTTCACATAGAAAGGATGACTGCTGTTTACTTTTGAAGTTTTCTCCTTTTTAAGGACACTCCAAAACATTGTTCCTCACTCTCAATATTTAACTTTGTCTGTTCTGTTACCAAaacattacacacacacacacacacacacatatgtatatatgtatatatatacatggcgTGAGAAAACCCTAAGACTGTAACATTTGGGTTATTCACTCGAGCGACGTGTCGAGTGTACCTTGAGCAAACTCTTTACCTGTTGTTTGCTCGAGCAACCTATTGAGTGAGGCTCGAGCAAACTCTTgggttgagcttcgctcgagccaactATCGAGAGCACCTCAAGCGAATTCTTTGTCTGAACTTCACTCGAGTGCCATGTCGAGCGAGAGTCATGTCGAGCGAGAGTCGAACGAACTCTCTAATTGACGTCTTCTCAGCTCAAACCAGGCTCCACAATGTCCATTGTTCACATAACCCAACGTTCTAAATATCACTCATTGTGTGTGTGTAGCCAAACCAAGTTAACCAACTAATATCTATGATTCTTTAACATAtccacacaaattcacaattagGAATTTAGGGggtagtgtgtgtgtgtgtagccAAACCAATTTAACGCCCTAATATAACATATCCACATGAATTCATAATTAGGGGTGGTGTGTGTGCATTTAGCCCAATCATTCAACTTGATAAAGAATATACCCATGAAAATCAAACAAACTCTCAAACTCTAGGGAGATTTTAATTAGCATCTAATCCACTGCATAAATAAAACTACACTTGGGCTACAAAGAGTACAATGAGTTTACAAGGAAGTCACAATGGAGATCACTTTTCACGATGGGGCTGGCCGGTGGCAACAACGTCACATCactagagaaaagagagaagatcgAGCAATGAGAAGAGGGAAATAGAAGGGAAACTAAGGTGAGGGGGAGAAGAGGGACGGGTCCCACATTTTGGACCCTGTCCTAGACTTAAACGACGTCTTTCCACTAGATAAGGAACAACGTCGTTTTAATCAATAGGAGATTTAACTGTGGATTTATTAGAAGTAAAATGATGccattttactattttaaaaaattgttggaGTTTCAAGCTTGGCTACAAATCTGAATCTGactccaacaattttttttacaaaaactacGAATTTGAACTCCAATTTTTCTGACTCCGATGGAGTCAAAGTTATGAAGTTTTTGCCTAGCCCTAGGGCTGGTCAATGATTTCTATGCAAGCCACAATGGCTTCCAATGTGAGAAAAAGACCCGAGGTTCCAATGACAAGAGAGACAGTGAAagacattgagagagagagaacatacGATAGTGGCATGCTGTTTCAAGCTCAAGGGTGCCGTCTGATGGTATAGAAAGGCTAGTTAGTTGTCTTTACAAGTCATGATGGCTTATGATGTGCAAGAGACACCTAAGCCTCCAATAATGGCGTTAATCGCATCACTTGTAGAGAAACAAACATATGTCATGTGGGTTTGCTAGGCGGCATagttttgagaaagaatatgactattgggaaaaacaaaaaaataacaattaaaaatatttatcctAAAGCAATAATTCCTTACATACTTGTTAAATCATTGTAGCAAAATTATATCTTAACTGAAGCCCTAAAGTCAATGCCAGTACTTTAAGATAGAGATTACCATTAGATTTGAGTTAGGGTTTAATAACCTTGAGCCCCTTCCCTCCCTCTTCTTCATTCcgattctctttctctctcctctctcaagCACCAGCTACCAACCTTTCTCCACTTTCACATTACTAAGCCTATCCCTTTCTCAGCCAGCGACATCTGTTCTGACTGGCTGAAACGAAGCTCCCTCCATTCACCTCTCCTTTGTTCACTGATTTGTCAAACATCTCTCATCTGTCTGAGCTCTCTCATCTCTCTGAAGTTCATTCACTTCTCCTCCTTCCACCGATAGCCTATCTTTGTTGTGAGGTTGTTGATTTAAGCCTCTTTGTCTTGTGATGGTAGCCTTTTTTTtcgtattataatttataacaaagTGCTCAGTTTGATGTTGTTTTCATGattgataattaattttcatattatttgttgtttaaattgtttatcTGTGTATGTACaagcattttaaaatttttggacaaATTCTCGAGATTGTGAACAATAATCCGAGAACTATTTTCCATTGTGAGTGTGCAACATGtttgatttaatatttttttttgcatgaaaaaaattactattgttaatttattatgttcTAATTGTGTTGtaaaattagattaatataaattatggaTAGATGAGTGAACTAAAATCTAGATTAGAGTCTTAGACTTGTGATGTTTACCATGTTGCAAACTAGCAGTTGTGTTATTGTGTTATTAcatttctgttttttatttttttagttttgtaattaattatgtatttcACATGTTAGATAGATTCTTCGTCGACTCCAATTGATATTGATTCAAATGAACCAACCATTAACTTGAGAGATGATTTGAGAAAGACCTAAACATCAAGACCCCTTAGTGCCCCTACCAGTAATATTTGTCCACTTCCTAAGAAACAAAAGAGGAATGATCTGTTGgttgtttgtgatcattttATGAAGGTTGAGGGTTTTCCTATAGATAAGGCTAAGACTAAGTGTAATTATTGTGACAAATGTACGATTATCActaaaagagaaacaaaactTCAACCATGCAAAACCAGTTGCCTtcacatttcaaaattctcataAACGTGGGCCTTTGGATATGTACCAAAAAACATTGGAGGGTGAGGCAACACCCGAGGAGGGTgttggagagagagatggtAGTATGATAAGGAATCTTGTAACCCACAGGTATAGTAAAGAGGATGTGAGGTTGTCGATTGCAGATATGGTAATTACTAATGAGTTATCATTTAGAATTGTTAAAGGGCAATGATTTTGGAAGATGTTTTAGTCTTTTGAATCTCGGTTTAAAATGTCATGTCGTGTCACCGTTGTaagagataatataaaattgttTGCATTAGAAAAAGGGAAGctaaaaaatttgtttaaaggTGGTCGCATGAGGACTTCATTGACTACCGATACATGGATATcgatacaaaattttaattatatatgtctaACTACACATTTTAGGGattgaaaattgtaaaaaaaaataaaatcattaattctTGTttaatccttaatcaccaaggGGTACTATTGGGAGGTATGTTGAATCATGCCTTCTTGATTGGGgcattgataaaatatttactgtAACTATTGATATTGCATGCTCCAATGATACtacaattttatatttgagacaGTTTTTTATAGGGAATGTGTTGGGGGAAGTATATGTACCTGAGATGTTGTgttcatattttgaatcttattatGAATGATGGTTTGAAGGAGTGTAATGACGCCATCACAATGGTTagaaataatgttagatatgtATACTTCTCGCCTacaagattagacaagtttaaaAGATGTgctaaaaaagagagaatgaattgtaaaaaaatattgtctcTTAATGTACTAACTCGATGGAACTCAACTTACATGATGTTAGAGTCGActgagaagtttgagaaagctTTTGTAATACcttgctccttccttcttacgtacgcttcttctttctgacgtatgtttcgtctttatgacgtaagcaaatcccaaagacagagattatgtgatcatctgcccttctcactagcgactgcgagccacgttatgcgtgtcgaaccatgatggcatgtctcgaaagatatcatgtgacttctaaggcacgctcagtgttttaaatatgctggaaatatttataagaagtatttccagtgttattgaattaagactgatcttaaatacgacctcttgaagagctccaaaaatattataatggtcggaaatcattttaatattattattaaaatgatttcaattatttaagatattatgggatttaaattatgttgaaagcttttattaattaaatagttttattctctttaatatgttaagtgagatttcatcattttattaatgatgaagaatattattttataaactaaagttagtttaaaataatattctaccttaatttctctaaaccttttaattaagttaatagttaatACATTTTAAACCAGTGTTTGAAATacaccgttagatcgttacgtggatccccaagACGAAGgaactgggttaaatacccagaccgcctttctttcttcctcacttttccccagccctctctctctcctccccagCGTACATGATACGCGGCCTCTCCCCACGCCCGATTCTTCCACGCCTCAGCCCAGCGCCGTCGTGCATCGGTAGCCCTCACTGCCGGCACCACCAActccacctcactccggcgagctTAACCagcccagcccctctctctcatgctctccctttctccctttcAGAAGTGCaaagcccgaacgggcttggTGTCCATTATGCCACCGTGCACCGTCCTCCGGTGCCACCACTGCTTCAGCAGCTCCTCcttccaccggccatcatccccTAGCAAGCTCAGCCTCCTTCTCCCCCTCCGTTGCGCACACGCACCATACCCATGAAAATGGGTTCACACAGCTTCAAAGCCACCGATGCTCCTAGCGCCGTTGTGCGCGGCACCCCCAGCCACCAAGCAACGCCATGGAcctccccttcctcctccacgtgacccacgGCCAGAAGCCCCCTCCTCCATCTCATGGTTTCTCCCActctcacgcacgggttgcacacccTCCACCActgtgcaccgccacccacggctggtaaccaccacctccagcctcctcaggccgccaccaagccaagccaacctcccatggccccgatctgccacccatgcaagCACACTCTCTCACACTCTCCCACGGCTCCTCTCTCTTCCTTACACGGCCATTTCCCCTTCCTCCGCCGTGAGCCGCCGCGGcaccaccccagtgccaccaggagctccaccagcaaccctttagcccaaccctaggttcaaaccaccactttgagtggtggttaGTCACTGCGTGTGGCTGACGGCCACTATACACGGTTAGATCtgccgtgttatgctccttgccatcatcacaagaccaccacgagcccttccaccttctgagcagctttgattctatctaaTAAGGTTGGTTGAACTATCAAACTGGCCAAGAAGGTACTTGTATCACTAGTGATAACCTCAATACCGGCTCTTTCTAGGTCCATTAACAACCTATGTTGAGTGGTAAGAGCTGCAACTGCTGGTCCCACCGACTTCCTACTTAAGGCgtcggctacaacattagctttgcctgggtgataattgatggtgcagtcataatccttgatcaactcaagccatctcctctgcctcatatttaattctttttgggtgaagaaatatttcaaactcttgtgatctgtATAAATCTCACACTTTTCCCCATACAGatagtgtctccaaatcttaagtgcaaaaatgacTGCTGCAAGCTCTAGATCATGCGTGGGATAATTCTGCTCGTACGCTTTCAGTTGGCGTGAGGTGTATGcaataaccttcccatgttgcatcagtacGCACCCCAAACCAAGCCTTGACGCGTCGCTATAAACTACAAATCCCCCTCTAGCGATGGGAACTGCTAATACCGGAGCCGTCACTAATCTCCATTTCAACTCCCGaaagctttcttcacactttgttgtccattcaaacttattatttttcttggtgaGTGCtgtgagaggaactgctatcttGGCGAAACTGtcaatgaatcgacggtaataacccgccaatcccaagaaacTTCTAACCTCATGCACATTCTTCAGCGTCGGCCAATTAATcactgcttccacttttcctgggTCCACTGAAATGCCATCTTTCGAAACCACATGCCCCAGAAATGCGaatgaatcaagccaaaattcacacttcttcaatttagcaaacaactttttatctctgagtgtcccaagtaccagCCTCAAATGTTCCTCATGCTCGGATTTGCCTTTGGAGTAaaccaatatatcatcaataaaaacaaccacaaacttatccaaaaattcatggaacaccctgttcatcaaatccataaatactgctggggcattagtcaggccaaaaggcatgaccaaaaactcataatggccataacgAGTCCTAAACGCCGTCTTAGCTACGTCCTCTGCtctgatcttcaattgatggtaacccgatcgaagatcaatctttgaaaatacctgAGCGCCCTGGAGCTGATCAAACAGATCATCTATACGGGgtagcgggtacttattctttatggtcacacgattaagttccctgtagtcaatacacatcctcatcgatccatccttcttcttcacaaagaggACTGGAGCTCCCCGAGGTGATACACTGGGCCTGATAAAACCCTTATCCAACAGGTCTTGCAATTGTTCCTTGAGTTCCACTAACTCCGACGGTGCCATTCGATAGGGTGCTTTTGAAATGGGTGCCGTGCCTGGAGCTAGTTCGATAGTAAACTCCACTTCCCGCTCGGGCGGGAGTCCAGGTAAATCTTCTGGGAAAACCTCTGGATATTCTCTCACCACACGTATCTGCTCTAACTTCAACTCCTCTTTTGGTACCTCTACCACGCAGGTTAAAAACTCTGACAACCATCTCGTAACAATTTTCCAACTTGAACGGCAGATATGATGGGTGGATGCATCCTCACTTTTGAACCTGAGAAtcaaaattcactttcttttgggggccTAAGTATCACTTCCTTTTTAAAACAGTCTATGCTGGCGTGGTAGcaagccagccaatccatacccaagattacatcaaacccaaacatgttAAACACTATCAAATCTGCTGGCATCAATCTTCCCTCAATTGATAAAGGACACCCTGGTAGAAACTTGTCACAGACTACCGAATTTCCTGTTGGGGTCGCAACCACTAACTTGGACTTTAACTCTTCAGTTTCTAAGGTGCAAAATCGAGCATAGGTCATGGAAACAAACGAATGTGTCGCTCCCGAATCAAATAGTACAGtggcattattagaaaacaaggAAAGAGTACCTGTGGTCATAATCAACATCATTCATGAACTAAAATTTTTAAGTCTTAACCTTAATCCACAAATCAATAtcttaaaaacataacaaagaaGTCATACCCGTGATCACATCATTCCTATCCTCAGCCTCTCCAGGTGTCAGAGCAAAAACCCTTGCAGGTGCAGTAGTACGCTGCATGTTGCCTCGCGCTGTCCCTTCTATTCTAGGTGGTGGTGGGGGCCTGCTGTTATCCAATCGTAGAGGACAGTCCCTGAGATAATGGCCTGATCTGCCACAACGGTAGCATAGTCCCGCTTCCTTCCTGCATACTCCAGTATGTACTCGGTTGCAAGTTCTACATTGATATGCTTGTTGGGTGCCCTGaaccatcatttttcccgaGCTACTaccttcatttctctttttccacgcTCCTTGGTCCATACCAGAATGAGGCCCTGAAGAAATAGTCCTCTTCTTCTGATCGTGCAATGCAGCGCTCCTTTGAAGGCTTCGCTCAAAAACTGTGGCCTTATCTACCAATTCTGAGAAATTTCGAATCTGGAAGCCCACTACTCGTTCATAAAGTTTTTCATTTAGCCCTTGTTCGAATTTACGGGCTTTCTTTTCTTCGTTAGGAATCAGATACGCAGCAAAACGGGATAATTCAATGAATCTAGCTGCATATTGGTGCACCGTCATGGATCCCTGCACCAGAGTGGCAAATTCCATTGCCTTGTCCTCTCGAGCCGAGCTTGGGAAAAATCGCTCAAGAAAAATCTGCTTAAAATGTGGCCAACTGACTATTTCTGTTCCCCCTGCTTCTCGGATAGTTCTTTATGAGATCCACCATCTTTTTGCCTCGCCGGTCAGTTTGAAAGTTGCATATGCCACCTTTTGTTCATCTGTGCAGGTTAACACCCGCAATATCTCTTCAATATCTTGCACCCAATCTTCAGCTAAGGTGGGTTCGCCTTTGCCATCAAATGAAGGGGGTGCATCCGATTGAACTGTTCTATGTTACCACCTCCTTCATTAGAGTTGCATTGGCGACCTACGGGATTTTGCGCGAGATCGTCTATTAACTGATGAGCTGCTGCTCGTAGTACTTCAGAAGCACTCGGGTTTGCTCCCCTTTCGTTCTCGTTCACGTTCAAGTCCGACATACTTCGTTCTcgacgacgaggtggcatcctgcaataaagagaaaagaagtacGCGCAACAGTAGTAATGATTAAACTCCAAAGTCTAAAACTTTAACGCCATCAaatctatttaataaaagtctccaaaatcaaaccaaaccacAAACAACATGAATTCCACTCATAGACCTACAAAATCCTACACATCAAAGTCATTCctaaagtttgtaaaatttaagACCTCGAATACCTATGATATTCTTCCTCATAGCCCACTCCACTATCACCTccaatctgaaaatgatttcttaaagcCTATCTATACTCCATGATCTTACACtctatagtctgcagaacctcaaacctggctctgataccaactgcaACGCCCCGCACCCGGAAgggtcggagaattactacctgtcactaacgaacctgtctctccaagcacttaaaactccaaggacttcatgATTAGCACacaactcatattttttttccaaataaccataataaaactccataagttatcattacaaaacataaaccaaaaggggtccacaatctcccaataacctcaaaaatataacaatacatctttaggtctcaataggtccaaacaacataaagtacttcaaatactcaagttaaatccatctactaacaatggtactctaaagtacccaatccttccatccatatctagccagcttcaattctattcctgacccccagctgggaaatcaatatcatctgaaaatatatgaagataagggaggtgagttatcaacaactcagtaagcagagaacatatactagcatgtaaacatgagccttttcagaaagttcaatatgcagaaacaaaacattttatttttttatttttttttatgcagatctcagaaaacgtgttatcagaaaatcagagcgacttttcaagcatttcatactcaagtcaacaattcatatttgaggatccatttcatattcaaaaacgctttggcataacataactgaacattttcatcttatcatatcatatcatataccatgtttaacccccgtggtagggttgtgctatccccggtggccaaaccaggcagtatcatgtggtgaacttcccctttttcaatctcggagccccgagtgtgcacacaggaaagaacacgtaaaaagaccactttgtttccaaagtgggtgcactcatatcatatcatggtggtaccaaccatatcacgtgaacagtatcatcatatcagaaccatattcagaacagataagtatgccaaagttttatcatatccatatcatatcaaaacacgtgcgaaacatattcatatcatttctatttgatcaaaaacagatccaaatcatttcatatcacatgcataaaaatttcaatgatatcatattcgctcttttgcatatttcagaaacatgtcaaatattgctcatgtctacacatttcatgtcaaaaacatttcttttctctttcatacgtatctcatgagggaatgcaaaacatatactgaggttgtttttcactttttctttttaaaacaacatgcacatttttacaaaccaacctcagttcatt from Juglans regia cultivar Chandler chromosome 4, Walnut 2.0, whole genome shotgun sequence encodes:
- the LOC108982400 gene encoding uncharacterized protein LOC108982400; translated protein: MTVHQYAARFIELSRFAAYLIPNEEKKARKFEQGLNEKLYERVVGFQIRNFSELVDKATVFERSLQRSAALHDQKKRTISSGPHSGMDQGAWKKRNEGSSSGKMMVQGTQQAYQCRTCNRVHTGVCRKEAGLCYRCGRSGHYLRDCPLRLDNSRPPPPPRIEGTARGNMQRTTAPARVFALTPGEAEDRNDVITGTLSLFSNNATVLFDSGATHSFVSMTYARFCTLETEELKSKLVVATPTGNSVVCDKFLPGCPLSIEGRLMPADLIVFNMFGFDVILGMDWLACYHASIDCFKKEVILRPPKESEF